AATTATCCCAGTCTAGCTTCCTCGCGGGATCGATCTTGGAAGGGCGAGAGTCAGGATGCTCTGACTTAGCGTGCTGGCGAAGCTCGGTGTAAGTTCCAATAAATCTACACCCCTCTTCCTCGCAAGAACGGTGCTTCTCGTCGAGGAGAACACGAGCTTCCTCCACAACAACCCACCCGGTGACCTCTCCTCTGCAGAGCGGGCACACTGGTTTGCAGCTCTCTTCCAAAACCTTAGACAGTGTCTCATCGTCGTCATCTTCAGGAGCAGGAGAGGGAGGTGAGTCTGTGGAACAGGCGGTGATGAAACGGTCTAAGCAGTTGGAGTGGAGGTGATCCGTGTTGCAGACGAAGGCACGGCATCCGTTTTGGTAAGAAGAGCATTGGAGGAGGACGCCGTTGTGAGGGGAGTCTAGGCAAATGGGGCAAACTAAATCATCCCAATTGATGATCAGGTGAAAGTCTTGAAGCTGCTTTTCGCAAACGAGTTCCATAAAGTTCCAAACTTGAGATTCAAAACCCTTTCTTCTTCTACGTCATTTCCTTGCTCTGTATAATGTAAACGAGGCTGGTGAAACGACTCTAATGGATAAAGAATGCGAGGACAACTCGGATGGAGATTTCAATAAACAGATCACATAGCAAAGAAAAAATCGAATCCAAACCTTAAAGCGAAAACTAGAAGCGGATCCGA
This sequence is a window from Brassica oleracea var. oleracea cultivar TO1000 chromosome C1, BOL, whole genome shotgun sequence. Protein-coding genes within it:
- the LOC106318000 gene encoding uncharacterized protein LOC106318000; the protein is MELVCEKQLQDFHLIINWDDLVCPICLDSPHNGVLLQCSSYQNGCRAFVCNTDHLHSNCLDRFITACSTDSPPSPAPEDDDDETLSKVLEESCKPVCPLCRGEVTGWVVVEEARVLLDEKHRSCEEEGCRFIGTYTELRQHAKSEHPDSRPSKIDPARKLDWDNFQQSSEIIDVLSTIHSEVPRGVVLGDYVIEYGDDDGDGGTGDEFEEGPGNEGSSSWWTSCILYKMFDNIRNARRNRRRARMLGESRSRRGSRRSSYDNSNSDDSSVASFEFPVYRVDEIDDEFVTTNGLNRSNAMHPRFSLVYNSRRRRSRFYAN